A genomic segment from Deltaproteobacteria bacterium encodes:
- the thrS gene encoding threonine--tRNA ligase: protein MINIIFENKNYSIEQGITIKDFLKSIDKLSDKIVIAKLNDGYVDISHQLSEDNGVLKPVTIDEPEGIEALRHSASHLMAQAIKQLFPDAVLAIGPAIEDGFYYDVSIPTPFTTQELEKIEERMKKLAEQDIPIERIELTKPEAQKLFSEKKEHYKLELLKEIEGKPSVYKQGDFVDLCKGPHVPSTGYIKTFKLLSTAGAYWKGDEHNEMLKRIYGIAFPDKSSLKTYLNNIEEAKKRDHRRLGKELDLFSIEDEIGAGLVLWHPKGAILRQIIENYWKELHLASGYGFVYTPHIAKLSLWETSGHLGFYRENMFPAMELENVDYQLKPMNCPFHISIYKTAMRSYRDLPIRWAELGTVYRFERTGVMHGLMRVRGFTQDDAHIFVTQEQLQDEILKILNLAIEYLKRFGFDRFNIYLSTMPAKHVGTLENWDKAESALKGALGEKGLTYNVDPGEGVFYGPKIDIKIKDVLGREWQCSTIQIDFNLPERFDVDYTGDDNKKHRVVMIHRAIMGSLERFIGVLIEHYGGDFPFWLAPVQVKVIAINTRNVDYSKRIVLKLKNMGIRVEEDYREETLSHKIREATVEKVPYVFVIGDREEQTNTVNIRKKKDAGQITMNVEEISEMLHTKNIEKENI, encoded by the coding sequence ATGATAAATATTATCTTTGAAAACAAGAACTATTCAATAGAGCAAGGAATCACTATAAAAGATTTCTTGAAAAGTATTGATAAATTATCAGATAAGATTGTAATTGCTAAACTCAATGACGGTTATGTTGATATTTCACATCAATTATCTGAAGATAATGGAGTTCTAAAACCGGTTACCATTGATGAGCCTGAGGGTATAGAAGCACTAAGGCACTCTGCATCGCATTTAATGGCACAGGCAATAAAACAGCTTTTCCCTGATGCGGTACTTGCCATAGGACCCGCCATTGAGGATGGATTTTATTATGATGTTTCTATTCCAACACCGTTCACTACTCAGGAGCTTGAAAAGATTGAAGAACGCATGAAGAAGCTCGCAGAACAGGATATTCCTATAGAACGTATTGAACTTACGAAACCCGAGGCGCAGAAGCTGTTTTCAGAAAAGAAAGAACATTATAAACTCGAACTGCTCAAAGAGATTGAAGGCAAACCGTCTGTATATAAGCAAGGTGATTTTGTTGATCTTTGTAAAGGACCTCACGTACCGTCGACAGGTTATATCAAGACATTTAAATTGCTTTCTACAGCAGGTGCTTACTGGAAGGGTGATGAACATAACGAAATGCTGAAAAGGATATATGGTATCGCATTTCCTGATAAGTCATCTTTAAAGACCTACCTTAATAATATCGAGGAAGCGAAAAAAAGGGATCATAGAAGACTCGGTAAAGAGCTTGATCTGTTTTCTATTGAAGATGAGATAGGTGCTGGGCTTGTTCTGTGGCATCCAAAGGGTGCAATATTACGTCAGATAATCGAGAATTACTGGAAGGAGCTTCATCTTGCATCAGGTTATGGGTTTGTTTACACCCCTCATATTGCAAAGCTGTCTTTGTGGGAAACAAGCGGGCATCTCGGGTTTTACAGAGAAAATATGTTTCCCGCAATGGAACTTGAGAATGTGGATTACCAATTGAAGCCGATGAATTGTCCATTCCATATATCAATATACAAAACAGCCATGCGCAGCTATAGGGATTTGCCAATAAGATGGGCAGAGCTTGGGACTGTGTATAGATTTGAGAGAACAGGGGTTATGCATGGACTTATGAGGGTAAGGGGGTTCACCCAGGATGATGCCCACATATTTGTAACACAGGAGCAGCTTCAGGATGAGATATTAAAGATCCTTAATCTGGCAATAGAATATTTAAAAAGGTTTGGATTTGATCGGTTTAATATTTATCTGTCAACAATGCCTGCAAAACACGTGGGTACGCTTGAGAACTGGGATAAGGCAGAATCGGCACTCAAAGGGGCGCTTGGGGAAAAGGGCTTGACATACAACGTAGATCCTGGAGAGGGCGTATTTTATGGGCCCAAAATAGATATAAAAATAAAAGATGTACTCGGCAGGGAATGGCAGTGTTCTACAATCCAGATAGACTTTAATTTGCCGGAAAGATTTGATGTAGACTACACTGGAGATGATAACAAAAAGCACAGGGTAGTGATGATCCACAGGGCAATAATGGGATCACTTGAAAGATTTATAGGTGTTCTTATAGAACATTACGGCGGAGATTTTCCATTCTGGCTTGCACCAGTTCAGGTAAAGGTAATCGCTATAAACACAAGAAATGTTGATTATTCAAAGAGAATAGTGTTAAAGCTTAAGAATATGGGCATAAGAGTAGAAGAGGATTACAGGGAAGAAACGCTTTCTCATAAAATTAGAGAGGCAACTGTTGAAAAGGTTCCTTATGTTTTTGTAATCGGTGATAGAGAAGAACAGACAAATACTGTAAATATAAGAAAGAAGAAAGATGCAGGGCAAATAACAATGAATGTTGAAGAGATTTCAGAAATGCTTCATACGAAAAATATAGAAAAGGAGAATATATAG
- the infC gene encoding translation initiation factor IF-3, which produces MDASGTQLGKMPLYQAISIAEQVGLDVVEVSPNSSPPVCRLMDFGKYKYQLKKKSKDSKKGQTVIKTKEIKLRPTTDEHDVKVKVDRIKNFLKDGYRIKIGIFLKGREMMYSERAFKMLNNIIGVLSEEAMVSETPKQMGKSIFAIVSPKR; this is translated from the coding sequence ATAGATGCAAGCGGTACACAGCTTGGTAAAATGCCTTTATATCAGGCAATCTCAATTGCAGAACAGGTAGGTTTAGATGTCGTAGAGGTTTCCCCGAATAGTAGTCCACCCGTTTGCAGATTGATGGATTTTGGGAAATATAAATATCAGTTAAAGAAAAAGAGCAAGGATTCGAAAAAGGGTCAAACCGTAATCAAAACAAAAGAAATAAAATTAAGACCAACAACGGATGAGCATGATGTAAAGGTGAAAGTTGACAGAATAAAAAATTTTTTAAAGGATGGATATCGTATAAAAATAGGGATATTCTTAAAAGGCAGAGAGATGATGTATTCAGAAAGAGCATTTAAAATGCTAAATAATATAATAGGCGTACTTTCAGAAGAAGCCATGGTTTCTGAAACGCCAAAACAAATGGGAAAAAGTATTTTTGCGATAGTATCGCCAAAGAGATAA
- the rpmI gene encoding 50S ribosomal protein L35, which translates to MPKIKTKSGAKKRFSITGTGKIRVKGAGRRHILEHKTSAQKKRLKKYIILSGSIKKQVKRLIPTM; encoded by the coding sequence ATGCCGAAGATTAAAACAAAATCAGGTGCAAAGAAGCGTTTTTCTATTACAGGAACCGGTAAGATAAGAGTAAAAGGAGCAGGTAGAAGACATATACTTGAACATAAAACAAGTGCGCAGAAAAAGCGATTGAAAAAGTATATCATACTTTCCGGTTCTATTAAAAAGCAGGTTAAAAGATTGATTCCAACAATGTAG
- the rplT gene encoding 50S ribosomal protein L20: MRVKKGVTARKRHKKYLKLAKGYWGRKHLIFKTAKEAVDKALKYSYRDRRARKRDFRALWIIRINAAVREFNMSYSKFMAGLNKAGIVVNRKMLAELAVNKPAAFQKLVESSKKAQGIA, translated from the coding sequence ATGAGAGTAAAAAAGGGAGTAACAGCAAGGAAAAGGCATAAAAAATACCTTAAACTTGCCAAAGGCTACTGGGGCAGAAAACATTTGATATTTAAAACAGCCAAAGAAGCTGTCGATAAAGCACTTAAGTACAGCTACAGAGATAGAAGGGCGCGCAAACGTGATTTCAGAGCATTATGGATTATAAGAATCAATGCAGCGGTAAGAGAATTCAATATGAGCTACAGTAAATTCATGGCCGGCTTGAACAAGGCAGGTATTGTTGTTAACAGAAAGATGCTTGCAGAGCTTGCTGTCAACAAGCCTGCGGCTTTTCAAAAGCTTGTTGAGTCATCAAAAAAGGCTCAGGGTATAGCATGA
- the pheS gene encoding phenylalanine--tRNA ligase subunit alpha, giving the protein MTTLKELIDKLDSIGSDAEQALLAIENLEQLESFRIKYLGRSSGALTALFKQMSGLTDEEMPVFGKKANQLKQFIQSLYEDRHELITHKLDGESDLPSIDITLPGRSIRKGHTHPITKAMNEIISIFTSMGFQTVDGPEIELDYYNFEALNMPKEHPARDMQDTFYFPDGFLLRTQTSPVQIRTMETKKPPVSVIAPGRVFRRDWDITHTPMFHQVEGLLVDNGISMANLKGVLEEFLIGFFGKDTKVRFRPSYFPFTEPSVEVDIGCLLCNGDGCRVCKGTGWLEVLGAGMVHPEVLRRVKYDASTYTGFAFGMGVERLAMLKYNINDLRLFFENDLRFLRQ; this is encoded by the coding sequence ATGACTACCCTCAAGGAACTGATTGATAAGCTTGATAGTATTGGAAGTGACGCAGAGCAGGCATTATTAGCAATAGAAAACCTCGAACAGCTCGAGTCGTTTAGAATAAAATATCTTGGAAGGTCATCTGGTGCATTAACAGCTCTTTTCAAGCAGATGTCTGGGCTTACTGACGAAGAAATGCCCGTTTTCGGTAAAAAGGCAAATCAATTAAAACAGTTTATACAGAGCCTTTACGAAGATAGGCATGAGCTTATAACACATAAACTTGATGGGGAAAGTGATTTGCCTTCTATAGATATTACCCTTCCGGGAAGGTCAATAAGAAAAGGGCATACCCATCCAATAACAAAGGCCATGAATGAGATCATATCCATATTTACATCAATGGGTTTTCAGACTGTTGATGGTCCCGAGATAGAGCTTGATTACTATAATTTTGAGGCACTTAATATGCCTAAAGAACATCCGGCAAGAGACATGCAGGATACTTTTTATTTTCCGGACGGCTTTCTTTTAAGAACGCAAACGTCACCCGTACAGATAAGAACGATGGAGACGAAAAAACCTCCTGTGAGTGTAATCGCACCGGGCAGGGTATTCAGAAGGGATTGGGATATAACACATACACCCATGTTTCATCAGGTGGAAGGATTGCTTGTTGATAATGGTATAAGTATGGCTAATTTAAAAGGCGTTCTTGAGGAATTTCTTATAGGTTTTTTTGGAAAGGATACAAAGGTAAGGTTTAGACCAAGCTATTTTCCCTTCACAGAGCCAAGCGTAGAAGTTGATATAGGCTGTTTACTCTGTAATGGGGATGGATGCAGGGTATGCAAAGGAACGGGCTGGCTTGAAGTACTCGGCGCCGGTATGGTGCATCCGGAGGTTTTGAGAAGGGTTAAGTATGACGCATCAACCTACACAGGGTTTGCATTTGGTATGGGGGTGGAAAGACTTGCCATGCTTAAATACAATATCAATGATCTTAGATTATTTTTTGAAAATGATTTAAGGTTTTTGAGACAATAA
- the pheT gene encoding phenylalanine--tRNA ligase subunit beta: MLYSYNWIKKFLNKIPPVGDISNRLTMSGFEVESVERLFGDLKGIVTAVVNGVKPHPSDKNLSVVNVSAGEHEFITVTGAKGITQGMIVAYAQPGSVVANKKTILELNIKGVKSAGMIISEDELGIFEAKREIIIFDKAVKPGLDVKSVLELDDWVLDVAVMPNRSDVLSHFGIAREIATIFHLNVIQPSFELDTISYNKENKPIDVEVENPDDCPRYAIRFLSDVKIAQSPLWLRLILGKIKQKPINNVVDITNYVMFAIGQPLHAFDGEKVHGGKIIVRRAKNEKLITLDGVERILTDQSLVIADDSKPVAIAGIMGGAISGITENTRYVLLESALFDSGLVRTTGRNLGLSTEAGYRFERGVDSNLPRLASDMASYLVSGLAGAKVYRLVDSYKKRYKKRRVTTTIQVLGRLIGIQLNIKTVQSVLRSIHCDVNRIRANTLSIEPPSFRLDLKESADFSEEIARLIGYEKIPSVLPLKAAANVAPPLPYKYINIIKERLLSMGFDEVINYSFYSDTDHSIVGGDALRLTNPLNEQTTNMRKNLIPLLIKNTQFNLFRQIEDQKLFEIGNVYFKQAGKYVEELHLAGTITGNRYPLHWAFKSEHTDIFDSIGIVEDIMNVLGFNDKITKEKTSHNFLNDDSVLFSYNNMNIGYAGGLTNDLLDKYDIKQKVFVFDVSLDHILMNVKPETRYREVPKYPHIVRDLSIVKPVSLTSAKIINGIKSLGIDLLIDISPFDLYIDNKDISKHSITYRFIFRAEDRTLKDEEVDLYMKTIMNHVVNQYGVKLKIQGGIL; encoded by the coding sequence ATGCTTTATTCTTATAATTGGATCAAAAAATTCTTAAATAAAATACCGCCTGTCGGTGACATTTCAAATAGACTAACCATGTCGGGGTTTGAGGTAGAGTCTGTAGAAAGATTATTTGGAGATTTAAAAGGTATTGTTACCGCAGTTGTAAATGGGGTAAAGCCGCATCCATCCGATAAAAATCTATCTGTTGTAAATGTTTCTGCAGGAGAGCATGAATTTATAACAGTTACGGGTGCAAAAGGAATTACGCAGGGAATGATTGTTGCCTACGCGCAGCCAGGGTCTGTTGTTGCAAATAAAAAAACAATTTTAGAACTGAACATTAAGGGCGTAAAATCAGCGGGCATGATCATCTCGGAGGATGAACTTGGAATATTTGAAGCTAAAAGAGAAATTATTATATTTGATAAAGCAGTAAAGCCCGGGTTGGATGTAAAATCCGTGCTTGAACTTGATGACTGGGTACTGGATGTGGCAGTAATGCCCAATAGATCTGATGTTCTAAGCCATTTTGGTATAGCCAGGGAGATTGCGACCATATTTCATTTGAATGTGATACAGCCTTCGTTTGAACTTGATACTATTAGTTATAATAAAGAGAATAAACCCATTGATGTTGAGGTTGAAAATCCTGATGATTGTCCAAGATACGCTATCAGGTTTCTTTCGGATGTAAAGATCGCACAATCACCTTTATGGCTAAGGCTTATACTTGGTAAGATCAAGCAGAAGCCTATAAATAATGTTGTTGATATAACAAACTATGTAATGTTCGCAATAGGACAACCTTTACATGCATTTGATGGCGAAAAGGTGCATGGTGGAAAGATTATAGTAAGGCGTGCAAAGAATGAAAAATTGATTACACTTGATGGGGTGGAGCGTATACTTACCGATCAATCCCTTGTCATAGCAGACGATTCTAAACCTGTTGCAATAGCAGGTATAATGGGTGGAGCTATCAGCGGTATAACAGAGAATACGCGGTATGTGCTTCTTGAAAGTGCATTATTTGATTCCGGACTTGTAAGAACAACAGGCAGAAATCTTGGTTTATCTACAGAAGCCGGATACAGATTTGAAAGGGGTGTTGACTCAAACCTTCCAAGGCTTGCATCGGATATGGCATCTTACCTTGTATCGGGATTGGCAGGTGCAAAGGTTTACAGGCTTGTAGATAGTTACAAAAAAAGATACAAGAAGCGCAGAGTTACTACTACAATACAGGTATTAGGGAGATTGATAGGCATTCAGCTTAACATTAAAACCGTACAATCGGTTTTAAGATCCATACACTGTGATGTTAATAGGATTCGTGCAAATACGCTGTCTATAGAACCGCCGTCATTCAGGCTTGATCTTAAGGAGTCTGCTGATTTTTCGGAGGAGATTGCAAGGCTTATAGGTTATGAGAAGATACCATCTGTTTTACCTTTAAAGGCTGCCGCTAATGTTGCACCTCCACTGCCTTATAAATATATAAATATTATCAAAGAAAGGCTTTTATCTATGGGTTTTGATGAGGTGATCAATTACAGTTTTTATAGCGATACGGATCACAGTATTGTTGGAGGAGATGCTTTAAGGCTTACAAATCCGCTTAATGAACAAACAACAAATATGCGTAAAAACTTGATACCGCTATTGATCAAAAACACGCAGTTTAATCTTTTCAGGCAGATAGAAGATCAGAAATTATTTGAGATAGGGAATGTTTATTTTAAACAGGCAGGAAAATATGTAGAGGAATTACACCTGGCGGGAACTATAACTGGAAATCGTTATCCTTTGCACTGGGCTTTTAAAAGCGAGCATACCGACATATTTGATTCTATTGGTATAGTCGAAGACATTATGAATGTCCTTGGTTTTAACGATAAAATAACTAAAGAAAAAACATCTCATAATTTTCTTAACGATGATTCGGTGTTGTTTAGTTATAACAATATGAATATCGGATATGCAGGCGGACTGACGAATGACTTGCTTGATAAGTATGATATAAAACAAAAAGTTTTTGTCTTTGATGTATCACTTGACCATATATTAATGAATGTAAAACCAGAAACGAGATACAGAGAGGTCCCTAAGTATCCTCATATAGTAAGGGATCTTTCAATCGTAAAACCCGTTTCTCTTACCTCGGCTAAAATTATAAATGGGATTAAATCACTTGGTATTGATTTACTTATTGATATTTCTCCTTTTGATCTGTATATTGACAATAAGGATATATCAAAGCATAGTATAACCTATAGGTTTATTTTTAGGGCTGAGGATAGAACATTAAAAGATGAAGAAGTTGATTTATATATGAAGACAATAATGAATCATGTTGTTAACCAATACGGTGTTAAGTTGAAGATTCAAGGAGGCATACTATGA
- a CDS encoding integration host factor subunit alpha: MTVTKADLAELIYQNIGFAKKDAADLVDTFFNLIKEAMIKEEQVKIKGIGTFYTRSKRARKGRNPKTNESLTISARKVVSYKAGTSLKKLLKVNKKNKTAPHDGD, translated from the coding sequence ATGACAGTAACCAAGGCAGATCTTGCAGAACTCATATATCAAAATATAGGATTTGCAAAAAAGGATGCTGCGGATTTGGTAGATACCTTTTTCAACCTTATAAAAGAAGCAATGATTAAAGAAGAGCAGGTAAAAATAAAAGGTATCGGAACTTTTTATACACGCTCAAAAAGGGCAAGGAAGGGTAGAAATCCTAAAACAAATGAATCCTTAACGATCTCGGCCAGAAAGGTTGTATCTTATAAAGCAGGAACCTCTCTCAAGAAGCTGCTAAAAGTAAATAAAAAAAATAAAACAGCTCCACATGACGGAGACTGA
- a CDS encoding MerR family transcriptional regulator, whose translation MTETELKGKEYYRIGEVSKLTDVKDYIIRYWVSELPSIKPIVTPTGYRLFKKNDIEIIRTLKRLIYDDGLTLEGAKKRLFSDKDEQKEQKMKQLKNILNTVKQNLMELKHRLDT comes from the coding sequence ATGACGGAGACTGAACTTAAAGGTAAGGAGTACTATAGAATCGGTGAAGTTAGCAAGTTAACCGATGTAAAAGACTATATTATTCGTTACTGGGTTTCAGAACTTCCATCTATAAAACCCATAGTAACCCCAACAGGATACAGACTTTTTAAAAAAAATGATATTGAAATTATAAGAACGTTGAAACGTTTGATATATGATGATGGGCTGACCCTTGAGGGTGCAAAAAAAAGATTATTCTCAGATAAGGATGAGCAGAAAGAGCAAAAGATGAAACAGTTGAAAAACATACTTAATACTGTTAAACAAAATTTGATGGAGCTTAAGCACAGGCTTGATACATAA
- the surE gene encoding 5'/3'-nucleotidase SurE — protein MTVNILVTNDDGVYSNGIKSLAHEMSKIGNVYVVAPLTEKSATSHSLTLHRPLRVKQINKHSVYAVNGTPTDCVNLAINGLLKIKTDIIISGINIGPNLADDITYSGTVAAAIEGTLQGIPSIAISVAGRKKIYFKPAQDVANKLIRKVLKNGLPENVFLNVNVPNIPSNKIMGYRYTRLGKRRYGEPIVEKADPRGEKYYWIGGDVLGDTPVENSDIKAVEHGYISITPIKLDLTDYNFLVHLLNWRL, from the coding sequence ATGACCGTTAATATCCTTGTAACCAATGATGATGGTGTTTATTCAAATGGTATAAAGTCGCTTGCTCATGAGATGAGCAAGATTGGCAATGTTTATGTAGTAGCGCCTTTGACAGAAAAAAGTGCAACAAGCCATTCTTTAACGCTTCACAGGCCCTTAAGGGTCAAGCAGATAAATAAACACTCGGTATATGCTGTTAATGGAACTCCAACAGATTGTGTAAACCTCGCGATCAACGGGCTTTTAAAAATAAAAACGGATATTATCATATCGGGAATAAATATTGGCCCGAATCTGGCGGACGATATTACATATTCAGGTACTGTAGCAGCGGCAATTGAAGGCACGTTACAGGGCATACCTTCAATAGCTATCTCGGTAGCTGGAAGAAAAAAAATATATTTTAAACCTGCACAAGATGTTGCTAATAAACTTATAAGAAAGGTGCTTAAAAACGGTTTGCCTGAAAATGTATTCTTAAATGTTAACGTACCCAACATACCTTCGAACAAGATCATGGGCTACAGATATACGCGTCTCGGCAAAAGACGTTACGGTGAACCGATTGTAGAAAAGGCAGATCCGAGAGGAGAAAAATATTACTGGATAGGCGGTGATGTGCTTGGAGACACGCCTGTTGAGAATTCCGACATAAAGGCTGTGGAGCACGGTTATATATCTATTACACCAATCAAGCTTGATCTTACCGATTATAATTTTTTGGTACATTTGCTAAACTGGAGGCTGTGA
- a CDS encoding protein-L-isoaspartate(D-aspartate) O-methyltransferase produces MVQEQLINRGIKTKRVIDAFKKVPRHLFIEDGLIYQAYSDHPLPISEGQTISQPYIAALMTEYLKPECDDTILEIGTGSGYQTAILAELSLKVYSVERIGSIASNARKLLDKLGYHNVMIIIGDGTKGFQEKAPYDGIIVTAAAPDIPEPFLQQLKDGGRIIIPVGDEYSQTLVRITKNGRDFNREELNACRFVKLIGEYGWKA; encoded by the coding sequence ATGGTTCAGGAGCAGTTGATCAATAGAGGTATCAAAACAAAAAGGGTGATAGATGCATTTAAAAAGGTTCCCCGGCATTTGTTCATAGAGGACGGACTTATCTATCAGGCGTATAGCGATCATCCTTTACCGATAAGTGAAGGGCAAACCATATCTCAGCCTTATATTGCTGCTCTTATGACAGAATATCTTAAACCTGAATGCGATGATACTATACTTGAAATAGGTACCGGATCCGGTTATCAAACAGCAATACTTGCAGAACTATCCTTGAAGGTTTACTCCGTAGAACGGATTGGCAGTATTGCATCGAATGCAAGGAAGCTTCTGGATAAACTTGGGTATCATAATGTAATGATTATTATTGGAGATGGGACAAAGGGTTTTCAAGAAAAGGCTCCTTATGATGGTATTATAGTAACTGCGGCAGCACCAGATATCCCAGAGCCATTTCTTCAACAGTTGAAAGATGGAGGCAGAATTATTATACCTGTCGGAGATGAGTATTCTCAAACGCTTGTAAGGATAACTAAAAATGGCAGGGATTTTAATAGAGAAGAACTCAATGCATGCAGGTTTGTTAAGTTAATAGGTGAATATGGCTGGAAGGCATAA
- a CDS encoding M23 family metallopeptidase: MTRWYFRGISDFGSRAGFQTQTCNPVAFRGLTYLSAILFIWFVTACGIPYGVYHTVEKGQTLYTISRVYDVPLKDIEKANGINDPSAIKPGEELFIPGAQKTMNVPPTAEQNNVQQPYPIQHEPVKHANMKSIYYNKNAHSIPGVFIWPVRGTVTQDFNTSNGDRHDGIDIKAQTGTPILAAAAGTVIYSNDTIKGYGDMVIIKHNDGFVTVYAHNAVNLVKQGQEVKQGEIIAKVGRTGYTTGPHLHFEIRLHAIPVDPLKYLSRQ, encoded by the coding sequence ATGACACGATGGTATTTCAGAGGGATCTCAGATTTTGGTAGCAGGGCAGGGTTTCAAACCCAGACCTGCAATCCTGTTGCATTTCGGGGATTAACATATCTCTCTGCGATCCTTTTTATATGGTTTGTAACAGCATGCGGTATTCCTTATGGCGTTTACCATACTGTTGAAAAAGGTCAAACACTTTACACCATATCCCGTGTCTACGATGTTCCGCTTAAAGATATAGAAAAGGCAAACGGAATAAATGATCCGTCAGCCATTAAACCGGGTGAAGAGCTATTCATACCAGGTGCACAAAAGACTATGAATGTGCCTCCAACTGCGGAACAGAATAATGTGCAGCAACCTTATCCTATTCAGCATGAACCGGTAAAGCATGCAAACATGAAGAGTATTTATTATAATAAAAATGCGCACAGCATACCGGGCGTCTTTATCTGGCCTGTACGTGGAACGGTTACACAAGACTTCAACACATCAAACGGTGATAGACATGACGGCATAGATATTAAAGCGCAAACGGGTACGCCGATACTGGCAGCAGCAGCAGGTACGGTTATATACAGTAATGATACCATCAAGGGTTATGGAGATATGGTTATCATCAAGCATAATGATGGTTTTGTAACCGTATATGCCCATAATGCCGTTAATCTTGTAAAACAGGGCCAGGAGGTAAAACAGGGTGAAATCATAGCAAAGGTCGGGCGGACAGGGTATACTACGGGTCCGCATCTTCATTTTGAAATAAGGCTGCATGCAATACCGGTTGATCCTCTAAAATATTTATCAAGACAGTAA
- a CDS encoding MFS transporter has translation MWNIIITGLTSLFTDISSEMIYPLISLYLLALGSSPALIGLIEGFAESTASIVKVFSGALSDRIRKRKSLAILGYAFSPIGKFFMWLAKGWSLVFVGRTLDRFGKGIRTAPRDAIIAESSSSEKRGASFGLHRAMDTLGAVIGIVIAIIIMKYLGLNEGLHTVQNIQSYLPAFKTIILISLIPAAIGVAVLFLVKETGTGKPLAHNISLGWSKLDRKLKAFLIVTFIFTLGNSSNQFLLMRAKGIGFSVEGVLLLYLVYNLVYGIISWPAGRLSDRIGRKTLISSGYFVYAIVYVGFGLTNTGSAMWILFSVYGLYIAFTEGVEKALVSDIAPKDLKATLIGLHATLVGIGLFPASLLAGLIWDTLGPQFTFYFGGIMGIIAAVGMLIVL, from the coding sequence ATGTGGAATATAATCATTACCGGCTTAACATCGCTTTTTACAGACATATCGAGTGAGATGATCTATCCTCTCATCTCGCTTTATCTGCTCGCTCTTGGTTCAAGCCCTGCACTTATCGGACTTATTGAAGGCTTTGCAGAGAGTACTGCAAGTATCGTTAAGGTTTTTTCAGGTGCTCTATCCGACAGGATTAGAAAAAGAAAATCGCTCGCGATTCTTGGATACGCATTCTCGCCTATCGGGAAATTCTTTATGTGGCTGGCAAAAGGCTGGAGTCTTGTGTTTGTAGGCAGAACACTGGACAGGTTCGGTAAAGGTATAAGAACAGCACCAAGAGATGCAATTATAGCGGAATCAAGCAGTTCTGAAAAAAGAGGTGCATCCTTTGGTCTTCATAGAGCCATGGACACACTCGGCGCTGTCATTGGCATTGTAATAGCCATTATTATAATGAAGTATCTCGGGCTTAATGAGGGCTTGCACACCGTGCAGAATATTCAATCTTATCTGCCTGCATTCAAAACAATCATACTCATAAGTCTTATTCCTGCTGCTATAGGTGTTGCAGTCCTGTTCCTTGTAAAGGAAACAGGCACCGGCAAACCGCTGGCACACAACATCTCATTGGGATGGTCAAAGCTCGACAGAAAGTTGAAGGCTTTTCTTATCGTAACATTTATATTTACACTCGGGAACTCTTCAAACCAATTCTTACTGATGCGTGCCAAGGGCATCGGTTTTTCAGTTGAAGGGGTACTACTTTTATATCTTGTTTACAATCTTGTTTATGGAATTATTTCATGGCCTGCGGGAAGGCTTTCAGACAGGATAGGAAGGAAAACGCTGATCTCTTCAGGCTATTTTGTTTATGCAATCGTTTACGTGGGCTTTGGTTTGACCAACACAGGCTCTGCCATGTGGATATTGTTCTCAGTTTATGGTCTGTATATAGCCTTTACAGAAGGAGTCGAAAAGGCGCTGGTTTCGGATATAGCACCAAAGGATCTCAAGGCTACTTTAATAGGTTTGCATGCGACGCTTGTTGGGATAGGTCTGTTTCCAGCTTCGTTGCTTGCCGGACTTATATGGGATACTCTTGGACCCCAGTTCACATTCTACTTTGGTGGCATAATGGGTATTATAGCGGCTGTTGGAATGCTGATAGTGTTGTGA